Sequence from the Nitrosospira multiformis genome:
ATGTCCAGCCGGCGTGCAATTTGTTTGTTGGAGTCACCATTTCCCACAAGTGCGGCAATTTCGTACTCCCGTCGGGTTAGATTTGCAAGCAGGTCGCTAATGGCCTGTTTCATCTTGTTCTTTTCCCTTGTGATCGCAACCAGTTCGTTCAAAAGATGCCAGCTGAGTGCCCGCCGGAGCCATAATTCTCCTCGTTGAACAGACTCAACAATAGTTTTAAGCTGCTCGGTTTCGATATCACTTCTGCAACAACCTCTAATGCCGGTTTTAAATAGATTCCATTCGATTTCGTCAGATATAAGGGAAGTCAAAATAATTATTCTGACCTCTGGATTCAGTTTCATCAAACCCGAGATGCCATCTGGTCCATTCAGTTGAGGCAGCTCGTATTCAAGCAAGAGTATTTTTGGTTTTATCCGGACCAGTTCCTGCTTCACGGAATCCATGTTGGTTGAGCAGAAAACAGGGGCGCAACTGCTCACAGCCTGCTCCCATTGCGACAGTTTTTCTTCCGATGAACTCGCCAGTAGTATCAAGAATGTCTCCTATTAATATTCATGAACTCAATGCAATACCTCATCCATGATTTTGCCGAGCATTTTGCGTGTCACCCAGACTTCGCCACGATCTACTACACGCACTGCCTTCAAGAAATAAGCGCGAGTCGCTTCGTGGTCCATGCAACCACGCACTCCGGTAGCCAATGCCTGCAGTATTTCCTCTTCTTTCGCGGATTCATCGGTCAACAGGACCAGCAGTGTTTCGGGATATTCGCGATACAAAGCCTCCAATAGAGCAAACCCCCCGGGAGATTCATGCAGGTGGACAAATAAAATGCGGGGTTTAAGCTGGCCAATTCGCGCAATCACATCTTCAATTTCTGTCATATCCGTACGCGGTTTGAGTCGCCGCTCGCCGGATGTCTCAAGCTCTCTCGACAAAACATTTGTGATTACCTTGATATCTTGTTCACCTTGCAAAGACTGTTCCAGGTTCGCGCGCCGCACCGAATTCGTATCGGCTATTGCCACGGTTACTTTTTTCATGTTTTCTCCTTTCTGCCGAAATACCCTCGGCGTTGTCGCAATGTTTCCAGAAAATTGATCTTAGCGAGTATTGTTGATACTGTTGTCCTGCTTCTGACGCTGGCGTCTATCGCGACGGCATGCCCGTCTATTGCCCTGACGCCGCTCTTCGAAGCCTGGCATAGCACCAAGGCTGCCAGGAGTGGCCTCTCCTTCCCCGGCAATCAACCAGTCAAGGGAAAAACCGAGCTTGGACCGGAGTTCGATAAGCCTCTTTATTTCCGGGGTAGATATGCCGGCTTCCCATTGTGAAACAGCAGCTTTGGTGACCCCGCATAATTCCCCTAACTTGCTTTGATTAAGCTTGTATTTTCGCCGTAACTGAATAAGTCTCGGTCCCATATTTATCCTATCTGTTTGACATTCATTGATTGGCAAACCTCATCGGTAAAGCTTTACTAAACTTTTTAAAAAGTTTAGTTCTTCTTTACTAATTTGTAAATAGCTTCATTTGAGAAAACGCGCCCATTATTGCCATGCGTGGATCCCAAATTTTATAAGTTTGCTCGGCATGCATGGCGTGGTGGGGTTTTACCGGGATATATCTCAGAAGCTTTTCAACCTTGGAATCGTTGTCGGTTTGTAGGTGCTGATACTTCCGTAACAGCGTGTAAAGAAAATACCACCCGCATACTGCTGCGCAACTGGAAAGCAATCCCTTGATCCGGAAGTTATCGATCAATGTGTCTCCCGTCCCACTGATTATTGGTAATTTCGGTGACACCTTACGTGGGAAATTTTCAGTTTCTCACCCTGACTCTCCCCTATGAAAACAACTTTCTCGCCACGCTGCTAAGCGAACAGCATTAGCACCTTAGTACTGCAATACCTCGGTACGTAGCACTTTAGTACATGACGAAGGAATTTTCACATCAAGAACTCCCAGAATATTTAGTACCATATATATATGAATATAAATACCTATTTACCCTGGCACACTGTTTGCTTATAAGCATATGGTAACAAACATATGACTCGTCGCTGTTGTATTCCCTCAGCGATCCTCAACAAACAGACAGGGAGATTTTTGATGTTGAATAATGCAATTAGGTTTTATGCGATAACGTTCGCCTTGAGTGCCACTATGGTATCGTCGGCTAGCACGGCGGCTTTGCTCAGCGCCTCTGTGGGCGGCGTTCCCGTCGGTGCAGGCGTGTATGAAAATTTTGATAACCTGGCAGGCACCGGCGGACTTAGCGCCGAGGGCATCACGGTAACATTCAGCGGCACCGAAGCCGGCACGGCCACCCTTCCAGATGCTCCGGGGCAATATGCCTCTCCGTTCATTTCAGGTAGCAATGGCGCGCCGTTTGGCAATCTCCAGGCTAATGGCCCGGACCAAACCCAGTATCTGACTACTGGCATCGGACAGGTCTCACTAGAGTTGAATGGATACCACCAGTACTTTGGCCTGCTATGGGGCTCGGTGGATGATTACAACACGCTGTCCTTCTATGACGGCAATACCCTGCTTTTTAACTTCACCGGCCTTAATGTTGATGGCATGGCCAATGGGAATCAAGGCGCTGCTGGCACGTTCTATGTAAACATCAATTCCGACACTCCATTTAACAGAGTGATCGCCTCAAGCACAGGGTATGCGTTTGAGTTCGATAACGTGGCGCTGGCAGTTAATCCTGTCGAATTTCCT
This genomic interval carries:
- a CDS encoding helix-turn-helix domain-containing protein, whose translation is MGPRLIQLRRKYKLNQSKLGELCGVTKAAVSQWEAGISTPEIKRLIELRSKLGFSLDWLIAGEGEATPGSLGAMPGFEERRQGNRRACRRDRRQRQKQDNSINNTR
- a CDS encoding response regulator transcription factor, coding for MKKVTVAIADTNSVRRANLEQSLQGEQDIKVITNVLSRELETSGERRLKPRTDMTEIEDVIARIGQLKPRILFVHLHESPGGFALLEALYREYPETLLVLLTDESAKEEEILQALATGVRGCMDHEATRAYFLKAVRVVDRGEVWVTRKMLGKIMDEVLH
- a CDS encoding Npun_F0296 family exosortase-dependent surface protein; the encoded protein is MLNNAIRFYAITFALSATMVSSASTAALLSASVGGVPVGAGVYENFDNLAGTGGLSAEGITVTFSGTEAGTATLPDAPGQYASPFISGSNGAPFGNLQANGPDQTQYLTTGIGQVSLELNGYHQYFGLLWGSVDDYNTLSFYDGNTLLFNFTGLNVDGMANGNQGAAGTFYVNINSDTPFNRVIASSTGYAFEFDNVALAVNPVEFPETGAVPEPGTLALLGLGLLGGIVTRHRRTGK
- a CDS encoding LuxR C-terminal-related transcriptional regulator, whose product is MDSVKQELVRIKPKILLLEYELPQLNGPDGISGLMKLNPEVRIIILTSLISDEIEWNLFKTGIRGCCRSDIETEQLKTIVESVQRGELWLRRALSWHLLNELVAITREKNKMKQAISDLLANLTRREYEIAALVGNGDSNKQIARRLDITESTVKAHLSEVFRKLEIADRLKLALMVKGSIPHHVSSGVAH